The Mytilus edulis chromosome 5, xbMytEdul2.2, whole genome shotgun sequence genomic interval AAACtcaatcaacaacaaaaacacatccATTAAATAGAGGTACTAATTATTTTTGAACTCCCCAAGTTTATTTTTGTTCCCGAATTTGTGATGAAAACAATTTTCGACCTATTTGTGTCATTTCCCTGCTTAAAATTAATTTTCCGGTTTCAAGAAATTGTAAAATCGAAGAATAAATACTAACAACCATGGCTACATGTTTTAACCAATGAATAGCCAATGCTAATCCAGATATAATTACAACGACGGAACCTTTGTTAGTATTACATAACACACAACACACCGTCTTACTATTAACACAAACTCTAAATAGTACATTCCCTAAAAGCATTCACTCTTTACTGATAACTATCTGGTCAACTTTACGAAGAATATGTAAAAGCGTAACGTGAACAGTTAACAACGTCAACCGCGTGGAAGATGTCCAATCCGCAATGAGAACAGTTGACGAACACCAACCGCGTGGAAAATATCCAATGCGGAAGTTAATTACAGTCCAGATCCAGTAATTCAAACACAAATGTTGGACGGGATCAATTTTCAGACAGCACGAAATCTTCCGACGGAACGACGGTACATTTTTAATCCCAATTGATACTTACAAGTTATCCATAATGAGGCTTGACTATGTATGTCTGTACAACGAAACGAACATACTGAAAGTCGATCTTCACCTAGAGTGCACGACATACTTTAACGTATACTTTATTGCTACTAACCGATCAGATATTGCGACGCATTTATATATACGTCTCAATACGACAAAAGGCCTTCACTTTAAGAACAACTACAAGGGAAAAATAACCATACGATGCTGGAATATGTGAAATTGAGGGTGCAATACATGTTAATATTTCTGTACTCTTAAGCcgatatatttctaatattttgttactttatttgATGCGGAATCTGATCTCAATTAAATTTCTCTGTTAAAAAATTAGTAAATTAGAAAGTTTTAAACTAAGGTTCTACTTCCCTCTTGTAAAACTTAACCTTCTCGGGTTTTGACTTTTCTTTTAATGTCTATTTATAGCAATATCGCATCTATTATTCATATATCCCTGGCTTTCGAATGCATAGATTCGAAGCGTACTAAATGATGGTTAATTAATAAAGTGAATAGAATGCAGCAACATTTTATTAACGGCTATTTTCTCTAAAGTTTTGCGCACAATCAAGTTGTCCATTGGTTGTCTTTAACTTTCTGAAGCAATACACTGGTATAGGATGTTGTctcatatatataaatttgaaccCTATTTTTATCCTTTTCTAGAAGCCATAAGATGGCATGTAAATGTACTGAAATTGACCATCTTgtgaccgaccgaccgaccgaccagacagaccagacagacagacacgtAAATAAGTGTACTTTTAAAAGAagcaatattgaatatttaattCTATTTCTACATCCAATATTTATGATTAGACATACAGTTATTCCAATTAAGTGCACGAGTTACACATATTTAACATTGATGATACCACTTTTCTTTTATCTTTGGCATTTTTTCATATAATATCTTTCAACATGTAAAAGACATTGTGATTAAGATATGCACTTTATGTAATTATAATGGTGTATGTAAATAAATTTAGATCTTAATTGAATGCATTAGTATAAATAAACGTTGACTTCAATCGTCTTACTTTGAAAGAACGGACATGTTAAACCGATTTAGATTTGCTATGTatcaaagatatttttataaacCAAAGATAAGTATGAACAAAAGGAGATTTGGGGTATACGCCAATGAGAAGCCAATccataatcaaagtactgaagtactgaacatcggatgatcGCAAGTTCTTGTAAATGGTccgacaagcacttgtctcagaaaaaaatcacatctctatacctgaaagtgaggttaatgttcagatatattttttttctgtcacaAGTTCGTGCGTGTAGGACAaattaatgacagggaattcatcCTCACAAtaatgactattatattgtagtgatacaaatcattATACTCTGgtttattgatatatattatattaatacttgtacatgtatattacagttacatgtatcTATAATTTCCATGCATTTGTAAATCATTCTATTCTAGTATATTAGTAATAGTGCAGTGCAGTGCATGGTGAACACGTCACTCTATTGTAATAATTCGAGTTTTCTAATAGAATAAAATTTGAGTAGGAATTCGTATTTTTCcgaaaaatatgtttaatcatCCATTTAAGAGTTATCGTTCCTTtagattgcaaacgttcttgagatattcctCAGCATGCGTGTGCATAGATAATAATGAGTTTTCACTTATAGGTATTaacatataacaaaacattttaatatcattaatttattttctttaaaaagtatttgatgagtattcattgaagaaatgaatttataacaagcgataaggaatgtttGTTTGCACTTTATGATGTCTACGTATTCATTGTGTTTAGAGATCGGTTAAAAACCCAAAACGAATATTACGTTACGTAAatctaggcgatagcaatacaaaggaatgccctcacggtcatccgctgtaaaaacacattttaaaataaaattgaaaatggaaatggggattgtgtcaaagagacaacaacgtgaccacagagcaaacaacagcagaaggccaccaataggtcaaTTTAAAAGACTTTTAGTGGTTAAACatactgttttaaaaataaactttaacaATATTAAGCAGAAATAGGATCTATATCATGGAATCAGAGTAAATCTTTAAACATCTATATAATACATGGCACTAAGCTATATAATACAGATGAAGACTACTCTGGAGACTAAAGTATTGAAAGTGAGGCTGATAAcctaaacaaaattgaaaatgcaTTTCTTGATAGTAATTTAAGTATTGATGTAATCTTTGCCTCGAAACCACTTATCAGGGAATTTGAAAGCACTTTTAGAAGTAGAAGCGTTTATGAACTCTGAGATTGTTAATTATTGTTGCAAGCATTGTCAATATAGATATGACTTGCACAATATTCTATTGCATTTAAATTTAAAGGGGTTAGTTAATTGTGCAAAAAATCGACAATTTTTTGGAAAATCAATTTATCGACGAAATCATAGTGTAACTGAACGTAACAACACCAAACACAGACAATTACAACTTACAAGCGGACGCAATAAACTAGaaatatgggggggggggggggggggaatgcttAATGACTTTTCCTCCGATAAATGAAATGTACTAACAATACAGGAGATGGTAAAAAAAGTACACACTACATGATCATATCCTTCAGTCTGTAAAGTCTTCACAGATAGGTTGTACCATAAGTTCAGTTCAGATCATAACCAAAACAGATGCAACAAGACTTACAACGGCATCAGATTTTTGAAACTGAACCTCAATAAAACAACACCACCATAAAGGAAACGTTCTTACGTTAGACCAACCTTTGAGTATAAATAAAAAGTCAAGCAGAACAATACAAACACCGTTCTATCACATGCCGCCATGAGTGCATGCAGGTACAAACACCGTTCTATCACATGCCGCCATGAGTGCAGGTACAAACACCGTTCTATCAAATGTTGCCATGAGTGCAGGTACAAACACCGTTCTATCACATGCCGCCATGAGTGCAGGTACAAACACCGTTCTATCACATGCCGCCACGAGTGCAGGTTCAAACACCGTTCTGTCACATGCCGCCACGAGTGCAGGTACAAACACCGTTTTGTCACATGCCGCCACGGGTGCAGGTACAAACACCGTTCTGTCACATGCCGCCACGAGTGCAGGTACAAACACCGTTCTGTCACATGCCGCCACGAGTGCAGGTACAAACACCGTTCTGTCACATGCCGCCATGAGTACAGGGTGTCTTGACTGTTACAAGGCTCACCCCCACGAAACAATCTACACCACCGTCTACACCACTGTATATAGAATGTAAGGTATAATGCTTTCTTTTCCTCTTAGATCATTTACATGCGCACCCAAAAGTGACAGAATAAATAGCTTATTGGTGATGGTTATGTAATGATGCATGTAGAAGTATCGTTCATGACATGTTTAGACGAGTAAAAGATAACTTGACAATACTGCAataaattttgtttcaaaaaacAGCATAATCAAGTTTTAAACTATATAAGAATAATACGCGCGTTATTAAGTGTGcacaacattttttatgttatttcttcttagacagaaaaaatattacagtcattcattaaataaaatagctCTTCATTGAAAGTGCTACGTTAACTTTCATTAAAATAGTCCTTGTGAAAGTATTATtacgataaaaataaaaaaaataaaaattcgtgTGACAGAACAACGTTAAATTGCCGATGATTAAAAAAAGTAATTCATGTGAAAATGAATCGTCATAATTATAATAGTGATACATTAAACTATATCAATATACACTTTCACTATATCCAACTGCATAATAATCGTTGCATGTTGATCATAAATATCTACGGTTATCTTTTACGTTGGGTTGATGTATAACCCCCACATCTTTTGtctctaacattttgtaacatcaGTATTGAGACTGTGTATTGAGAACGATATTCGTGACAAGATAGTAACTGTGAGTTACTAATTCGTTATTACTGTGTGACATCTCAGACTTATTTAGGGGTTTTCCCTTGTATTGAAAAGAGATAGAATACAATAGAAGGACACATAAAACTGTAGCTTTTATTTATAAGTCGAAGATAAATTGAACTGAAAAAGacgaaaaaattataaaaataaaaagatgtgctatcattgccgatgagacaactctccaacagagaCTAAAGGACATAAAAGCGTACACTTATACGGCATAGTTTGACATGTTCTCTGGCGCCAAACTATGGGGCTCACTATCACACGAGACAGTTATCTAATAGTAAAATATCAGAACAGactataacaagaatgtgtccatagtacacggatgccccactcgcactacgATTTTATATGTTATGTGGACCgtgaaaactctaatttggcattaaacataaaaatattatatactagagaacatgtgtactaggtATCAAATTGATCGGacttgaacttcatcaaaaactaccttgactaaaataTTTACCCTGAAGCCTGACAGATCGAGGGATGAACGAACCCGTGGACGCACACCGAACAAAACATAATACCCCTAGATGGGTCATAACAATCTGTTTAAAAGGACTGTCTATAACTGCAAGATCTCACAGatatgtacttagtgtctttttgttgtcgggatgtacaagtacctggccacgtccactctgtatttttgttatatgtatttctaattgtattcatttgatgagttcagcctttctTAAATGGATTTTACAGCGGATGACCGTAAGGGCATTCCGGTTTATTGCAATTGCCTAGAATTCCATTACGTAATATTCGTTTTTGGtttttaaccgatctataaaaAGAACTACGCGGATATTAACGAATGCAAAATGGCATTCCTTATCGTTTGTTATAAATACATCTCTTCAattaatattgataaaaacatttttgtttagaacaaaaattaataatatgaaaaatgttttgtcgttagatatATGTGTACACTTACCGAAAAATTGTTTAATcattgtgatttcggggccttttatactgtagctgactatgcgatattggCTTTGCATATAATTGTTCAAGGCTGAATGGTGACCTATagctttatatttatacatttatttcggTTTTCATTTCCGTGTAACGATCAAGACTTGTATATACGTATGGGACAGAATGACTCAATTGATAACCACCAATTAAATCAACTTCGTGTAACCAAAGAAAGGCAACAGTtatatatcgctgttcaaaactcataaatcgatagagaaaaaacaaatccgggttacaaactaaatctgagggaaacgtatcaaatataagagaactacgacacaacagaaacacaacattaaaatgtaacacacacagcaacgaactattataatgtaacaatggccattttcctgacttggtacagggcatttaatgaaaaaatggtgggttgaacctggtttggtGGCattccaaacctcccgcttaaatggcagtgttaattatattGACATTAGAATGACACAAAGTGAGTTGCTAATGTTTGTGTATCTTACATATAATGTTGTGTGTACAAGTTAACTGGTGTTTTGACATGATTAACTAGAACTATAAacaattaatatattatttattctataTGAATACCTATTAACAAGAAAAAATGTTCACCTGGTCGTAATATTCATGCTAATATATACACTGATAACGTCTTCATCAATTTGTATATCTATAGGTGGGACTTTTTGGCGCAAATTGTGTTTGGTTTCCATATAGGCCTACatgtatattctttttttctatttatggTTTACTTAAATCTCCAATTCTCTTACAATAAAGGTATTTGTTCCCTGTGATTCAGACAGCTTCTTCCAGTATGGATgcgaacaattaaaaaaaactataaaaaatacgTAAAATGGCGAACATGTgtgtagtttgaaaaaaaaagaagtaactATTAAAGTATGAATAAAAACTTTCTGATAGCAGTTTATGCTTCTTAATTGCATGTATACACAAAAAATTTATCTCGTATGAAACATGTTTCTAGAcggttaaaaattaaattattcattttataaattaagTAAACATATATCTTTTGCGTTTTGTACATGCTTTCGTAGTAAACTTAAAGCAGAAAAAGAATGTGTTGGCAATATGACCAGATACCTAACATATCATGAACGAAGGATGGGATAGAAGATGAATGATTGAATATTTGGATGTCCTTTTCTTATTTGGACAATCTCCCAAGCGATTATCTAATGGCGTCTTGATAGTAAACAGATGGTCATTTCAATTAGGTGTTGTATGAATGTTCTCTAGTTTCCTTGATCATTAAGTGTAGTGATGAGTGAATGATATACTATCCATCAAGTTTAACATCAATATCGACAAACAAGTCAAACAATTAATGCACCAATATTTATCAACACATTCCTGAATTCTTCAAGAAGTCAAGGTTATCTCAGATTTCTATGAATATATAGTCGTCAAATATTACGTCAAACCCTTGAAAGAGTCAGATTTTCAAAAGTGTCGACTACGTCATCAGCGTTTGGTTTCTTTTCTACTCTATTTTCATACGTTTTGTTCTTGTTTAATAACTTTAGTTTTCAATAATTTCGGGACAGGCAAACATCTTTTTGTTGTCTTTCAAGTTTATACTTAAAGCAGGCGCTGACATTCTTCGTCCGCGTAGTCGTATTGCCCGATCGATGACAGGAGGGACGTCATATTGTATGGACGCACGTGACCCCCTACGTCTGTGACAGTAAATCACAGTTGTTTCACTTTGAGATTCGTCAGAATCTACACTGTTTATAGATAGAGTACTGGTATTAATGTTGTCTGAATGGTTGTTTACAAAAGCTTGAAAAGCCTCATCAAGAATTTCTTCTGACACTCCACGATTGGCCCAGATACAGGTCACTCCTGAAAAacatttaaactttataaagagttcttccaaaaaaaaaccttcattTTTTTACAAACCAGAAATCGGGAAGTTTTGCACCATTAAtcagatttgtttaaaaaaaaatagccggATGACTCAAAACTTCAATTTCGTTTCCTTTAAGTGTTTACATGTCCTTTTTTTCTTGGTAACAATTTGGACCATGATTTGTTcgttgttatttgtctgtttttgcATCTGTTGTTTGTTTTCGGAAGAGGCAGTTGTTTTCTGTTGTTCTGTCCAGTAAGTTGTTTTActgttggcgtttgttttgttttattggttTTACACAAATGATGCAATACATTGAAGCAGAACTACGGCTAAATGTATCCGTTGGTTTTACTGAGGTTTGCTTTATTACATGAAGgtaattttttctgtttttttttttaaacctgtttCAGATGACAGTTGTGGACAGATTTCGTTCAACTTACGATGCAGCCTGTGTTAACAACACTTATAACAAATTCTATAAAACGAATGAGGGCAAGatgaatttgaatgtttttattttgtgtctTGAGTCTGGGAACTTAAATGATTTTGATTTAGTATAAATGGATAGAAATGCGTTACCTAAACACGTATGTGCTACTTCAGAGAGGTGATCTCTCTCATCGTCAAAGAACATCATATCTGGAAACTCAATACCACTCTCTTTTTTAATTCTgcaaaatacattaaatatattcgTTAAAAGAGAATAAGTAATAACTATCAAATCAGTAAGATCTTCTGATATCAGTTATTATCTTAATGTACAAGTTGTTTGGATTTAAGGTCAGTATTCGTATCTTGTGTACCTTTATTAACTTTAAATTctttcgagttttttttttttttttcattacaaaaataagcaaacgatCTTATCTAAATGTCTGTGTTCAGTTAGAAATTGGCAATACGACATGTTCTTTTCTTTAATTGTCAAATCAGAcatcttttacaaattgtgactttgatggagagctgcctcattggcactcataccacatcttcttatatatctatTGGCTGTATTCAGAACAGTTCTACGATTAAGCATCATAATAAACCTCTCCAATTAAATCATGTCCGGTAAAGTTTAAGGAATGAAAAAGTCTGCACTAATCCAATATACTCTCATATTCCATTGCTTTTTACACTCTCCAAACATGCGATCAACCCACTTTACATAACACACCTTTTATATAATTAGTTTAtttgttctcatcctgaacatgcatgaaatatctgctactggacgttaagccactaacaatcaatcaatgttctCGCCATGAGTATGCATTGAATATGTGTCATGCAGcgctaatcaatcaatcaattcaaaacGAATTAAAGCGGGAAACATAgctttgtaaaaattaaaaaaatcactgtTAAAACAATCATTCAATTTGTTGACTTACTGTAAGAAATGAGTAATTTTTGATCCCGGGTAGATTTCTATGTAGTCAAAATATTCATCCCATCCAAAGTAAGATACAAGTCTTCTAGTTTCGTCTTTATAGAACGC includes:
- the LOC139522779 gene encoding magnesium-dependent phosphatase 1-like isoform X2, with product MDSKPKPKLIVFDLDYTLWPFRVDRKNNVEPPFNRTPDGKVFDANSREIKSFPDIDHILYKLHDEGYKLAIASEAFYKDETRRLVSYFGWDEYFDYIEIYPGSKITHFLQIKKESGIEFPDMMFFDDERDHLSEVAHTCLGVTCIWANRGVSEEILDEAFQAFVNNHSDNINTSTLSINSVDSDESQSETTVIYCHRRRGSRASIQYDVPPVIDRAIRLRGRRMSAPALSINLKDNKKMFACPEIIEN
- the LOC139522779 gene encoding magnesium-dependent phosphatase 1-like isoform X1; the protein is MKMSCIIYRSDTSCPHQYYTLWPFRVDRKNNVEPPFNRTPDGKVFDANSREIKSFPDIDHILYKLHDEGYKLAIASEAFYKDETRRLVSYFGWDEYFDYIEIYPGSKITHFLQIKKESGIEFPDMMFFDDERDHLSEVAHTCLGVTCIWANRGVSEEILDEAFQAFVNNHSDNINTSTLSINSVDSDESQSETTVIYCHRRRGSRASIQYDVPPVIDRAIRLRGRRMSAPALSINLKDNKKMFACPEIIEN